A window of Longispora fulva contains these coding sequences:
- a CDS encoding alpha/beta hydrolase family protein, translating into MDFVLPPPTGPHPVGVTDVHLTDHGRRDPWLADGPRELMVSVWYPARDVTGSPRAPWLPAGAAEPFDALVGAEGGVPAGTVAWVSPTAGHLDAPARPAGPVVLFSPGLGMGRGTTTTLVSDLASHGYTVVTVDHPGEGSPVRFPDGRVRVDGTLTAEVASDQERMADHIGRALDARIADTAFVLDTLERTGLAPDRSTPDPRGGVGIDRGAGGGPAFGAGARFAVGMFGHSLGGTTACEAVALDPRIVAGANLDGPLGASPTNPMPAEHVDLHGHDRPFLVLGASLSRSDGAGGFRTRSHAPGCDPGWADFWSRHRGWKRDLTLVGAAHHGFTDFQSIYPQLAGPLGLAGPGYERVAGTVDPGRAVAAQRACLLAFFDRFLRPAPAASLQAPDARPGSPVTGPNGPEGLLDGATTGWPELIPVP; encoded by the coding sequence ATGGATTTCGTGCTTCCCCCGCCGACCGGGCCGCATCCGGTGGGCGTGACCGACGTGCACCTCACCGACCACGGCCGCCGGGACCCGTGGCTGGCCGACGGTCCCCGCGAGCTGATGGTCAGCGTCTGGTACCCGGCCCGGGACGTCACCGGGTCGCCCCGGGCGCCCTGGCTGCCGGCCGGCGCGGCGGAACCCTTCGACGCGCTCGTGGGGGCGGAGGGTGGTGTGCCCGCGGGTACCGTGGCATGGGTTTCGCCCACCGCCGGCCATCTCGACGCTCCCGCCCGCCCGGCCGGCCCGGTCGTGCTGTTCTCCCCCGGGCTCGGGATGGGGCGCGGCACGACGACCACGCTGGTGTCCGACCTGGCCAGCCACGGCTACACGGTCGTGACCGTCGACCATCCCGGGGAGGGTTCGCCGGTGCGGTTCCCGGACGGTCGGGTGCGGGTCGACGGGACGCTCACGGCCGAGGTGGCGTCGGACCAGGAACGGATGGCCGACCACATCGGGCGGGCCCTCGACGCCCGGATCGCCGACACGGCGTTCGTCCTGGACACGCTGGAGCGCACCGGACTCGCCCCGGACCGGTCGACTCCGGACCCACGGGGCGGCGTCGGAATCGACCGGGGCGCGGGAGGCGGTCCGGCGTTCGGTGCGGGGGCCCGGTTCGCGGTCGGCATGTTCGGGCACTCGCTGGGCGGGACCACGGCGTGCGAGGCGGTGGCCCTGGATCCCCGGATCGTGGCCGGGGCCAATCTGGACGGTCCGCTCGGCGCGTCGCCGACGAACCCGATGCCGGCGGAGCATGTCGACCTGCACGGGCACGACCGGCCGTTCCTGGTGCTCGGGGCGTCGCTGTCCCGGTCGGACGGCGCGGGCGGGTTCCGGACCCGCAGCCACGCCCCGGGCTGCGATCCGGGGTGGGCGGACTTCTGGTCCCGGCATCGCGGCTGGAAGCGGGATCTGACGCTGGTCGGCGCGGCGCACCACGGCTTCACCGACTTCCAGTCGATCTATCCGCAGCTCGCCGGTCCGCTGGGCCTGGCCGGGCCCGGCTACGAGCGGGTCGCCGGGACGGTCGACCCCGGCCGGGCCGTGGCGGCCCAACGCGCGTGCCTGCTGGCCTTCTTCGACCGGTTCCTCCGCCCCGCGCCGGCCGCCAGCCTGCAGGCCCCGGACGCGAGGCCAGGGTCCCCGGTCACCGGGCCGAACGGACCGGAGGGCCTCCTCGACGGCGCCACCACCGGATGGCCGGAGCTCATCCCAGTGCCGTGA
- a CDS encoding GNAT family N-acetyltransferase — MTWTIRAGGPADVPAVLALLDAAGEWLVSRGRTGQWGTARQSTSPRRLRQAESWGRDGGLWLIELDGVPLGALVLGEVPAQLPPATVPEVYVLLLVTSREHAGLGIGARLLDHAAGLAAERGATRLRLDCYGGDDRALVGYYERQGFTPAELVEFPLPTGVLWPCQVLVREL, encoded by the coding sequence ATGACATGGACGATCCGGGCCGGCGGACCGGCCGACGTTCCCGCCGTGCTGGCCCTGCTGGACGCCGCCGGCGAGTGGCTGGTCTCCCGGGGCCGCACCGGCCAGTGGGGCACCGCCCGCCAGTCCACCAGCCCCCGACGCCTCCGCCAGGCCGAGAGCTGGGGCCGGGACGGCGGGCTGTGGCTGATCGAGCTCGACGGGGTGCCCCTCGGCGCGTTGGTGCTCGGCGAGGTGCCGGCGCAGCTGCCCCCGGCCACCGTCCCGGAGGTGTACGTGCTGCTGCTCGTGACCAGCCGCGAGCACGCCGGGCTCGGGATCGGCGCGCGTCTCCTGGACCACGCGGCCGGCCTCGCGGCGGAACGGGGCGCGACCCGGCTCCGGCTGGACTGCTACGGCGGCGACGACCGCGCCCTGGTCGGCTATTACGAGCGCCAGGGCTTCACGCCGGCGGAGCTGGTGGAGTTCCCGCTGCCGACGGGCGTGCTGTGGCCGTGCCAGGTCCTGGTCCGGGAGCTGTAG
- a CDS encoding J-domain-containing protein has translation MPDRHEMRVDQQIREAEERGEFANLPGAGKPIPNLGTHYDENWWVREYMRREKLTFVGPPALALRKEAEDIMDTLVKEHSERAVRGIVADLNARILDVRRGAVEGPPIVVHTLDEDEVVARWRAARAA, from the coding sequence ATGCCCGACAGGCACGAGATGCGCGTCGACCAGCAGATCCGTGAGGCGGAGGAGCGCGGCGAGTTCGCGAACCTGCCCGGTGCCGGCAAGCCGATCCCGAACCTCGGCACCCACTACGACGAGAACTGGTGGGTCCGGGAGTACATGCGCCGGGAGAAGCTGACCTTCGTCGGCCCGCCGGCGCTGGCCCTGCGCAAGGAGGCCGAGGACATCATGGACACCCTGGTGAAGGAGCACTCGGAACGGGCCGTGCGCGGCATCGTTGCCGACCTCAACGCCCGGATCCTCGACGTGCGCCGGGGCGCGGTGGAAGGCCCCCCGATCGTGGTGCACACCCTCGACGAGGACGAGGTCGTGGCCCGCTGGCGTGCGGCCCGCGCGGCCTGA
- a CDS encoding nuclear transport factor 2 family protein: protein MDFVQRWSDFWAKPDPAGVHTIAHPDIVMNWPAVDEPLRGLPVWEARIAGMLQRFPDLVLRVTGHAFNGDLCFISWQASATVGGRPATWEGIDRMILRDDRVIESMVAFDTYDLRAATA, encoded by the coding sequence TACAGCGCTGGTCCGACTTCTGGGCCAAGCCGGACCCGGCCGGCGTGCACACGATCGCGCACCCCGACATCGTCATGAACTGGCCGGCCGTCGACGAGCCACTGCGCGGGCTGCCCGTCTGGGAGGCGCGGATCGCCGGCATGCTCCAGCGGTTCCCGGACCTGGTCCTGCGGGTCACCGGACACGCGTTCAACGGCGACCTGTGCTTCATCAGTTGGCAGGCGAGCGCCACCGTCGGCGGCCGGCCCGCCACATGGGAGGGCATCGACCGGATGATCCTCCGCGACGACCGGGTGATCGAGTCCATGGTCGCCTTCGACACCTACGACCTGCGGGCGGCCACCGCCTAG